From Symphalangus syndactylus isolate Jambi chromosome 17, NHGRI_mSymSyn1-v2.1_pri, whole genome shotgun sequence, one genomic window encodes:
- the LOC129466307 gene encoding zinc finger protein 585A isoform X1 produces MPANWTSPQKSSALAPEDHGSSYEGSVSFRDVAIDFSREEWRHLDLSQRNLYRDVMLETYSHLLSVGYQVPEAEVVMLEQGKEPWSLQGERPRHSCPGEKLWDHNQCRKILSYKQVSSQRQKMYPGEKAYECAEFEKIFTQKSQLKVHLKVLAGEKLYVCIECGKAFVQKPEFIIHQKTHMREKPFKCNECGKSFFQVSSLFRHQRIHTGEKLYECSQCGKGFSYNSDLSIHEKIHTGERHHECTDCGKAFTQKSTLKMHQKIHTGDRSYICIECGQAFIQKTHLIAHRRIHSGEKPYECSNCGKSFISKSQLQVHQRVHTRVKPYICTEYGKVFSNNSNLITHKKVQSREKSSICTECGKAFTYRSELIIHQRIHTGEKPYECSDCGKAFTQKSALTVHQRIHTGEKSYICMKCGLAFIQKAHLIAHQIIHTGEKPYKCGHCGKLFTSKSQLHVHKRIHTGEKPYMCNKCGKAFTNRSNLITHQKTHTGEKSYICSKCGKAFTQRSDLITHQRIHTGEKPYECNTCGKAFTQKSHLNIHQKIHTGERQYECHECGKAFNQKSILIVHQKIHTGEKPYVCTECGRAFIRKSNFITHQRIHTGEKPYECSDCGKSFTSKSQLLVHQPIHTGEKPYVCAECGKAFSGRSNLSKHQKTHTGEKPYICSECGKTFRQKSELITHHRIHTGEKPYECSDCGKSFTKKSQLQVHQRIHTGEKPYVCAECGKAFTDRSNLNKHQTTHTGDKPYKCGICGKGFVQKSVFSVHQSSHA; encoded by the exons GGATCAGTGTCCTTCAGGGATGTGGCTATCGATTTCAGCAGAGAGGAATGGCGGCACCTGGACCTTTCTCAGAGAAACCTGTACCGGGATGTGATGCTGGAGACCTACAGCCACCTGCTTTCAGTAG GGTATCAAGTTCCTGAAGCAGAGGTGGTCATGTTGGAGCAAGGAAAGGAACCATGGTCACTGCAGGGTGAGAGGCCACGTCACAGCTGCCCAG GAGAGAAATTATGGGACCAtaatcaatgtagaaaaatccTCAGTTATAAACAAGTATCCTCTCAACGTCAAAAAATGTATCCTGGGGAGAAAGCTTATGAATGCGCCGAATTTGAAAAGATATTCACCCAGAAGTCACAGCTCAAAGTACACCTGAAAGTTCTTGCAGGAGAAAAGCTCTATGTATGCATTGAATGTGGGAAGGCTTTTGTACAGAAGCCAGAATTTATTATACACCAGAAAACCCATATGAGAGAGAAACCCTTTAAATGCAATGAATGTGGAAAATCCTTTTTTCAAGTATCGTCCCTCTTCAggcatcagagaattcataccgGAGAGAAACTCTATGAATGCAGCCAATGTGGGAAAGGCTTCTCTTATAACTCAGATCTCAGTATACAtgagaaaattcatactggagagagacACCATGAATGCACTGACTGTGGCAAAGCGTTCACACAAAAGTCCACACTCAAGATGCATCAGAAAATCCATACAGGTGACAGATCCTACATCTGTATTGAATGCGGACAGGCCTTCATCCAGAAGACTCATCTGATTGCACACCGAAGAATTCATAGTGGAGAAAAACCATATGAGTGCAGTAACTGTGGCAAATCCTTCATTTCCAAGTCACAACTTCAGGTACATCAACGTGTTCACACAAGAGTGAAGCCGTATATATGTACCGAATATGGGAAGGTCTTCAGCAATAATTCCAACCTCATTACACATAAGAAAGTTCAAAGTAGAGAGAAATCTTCCATATGTACTGAGTGTGGGAAGGCCTTTACCTACAGGTCAGAGTTGATTAttcatcagagaattcacactggagagaaaccttatgaatgcAGTGACTGTGGAAAAGCCTTCACTCAGAAGTCAGCACTCACAGtgcatcagagaattcatacagGAGAAAAATCATATATATGCATGAAATGTGGACTGGCCTTCATTCAGAAGGCACACTTGATTGCACATcaaataattcatactggagagaaaccttataaatGTGGTCACTGTGGGAAATTGTTTACTTCCAAGTCACAACTCCATGTTCATAAACGAATTCATACAGGAGAAAAGCCCTATATGTGCAATAAATGTGGGAAGGCATTCACCAACCGGTCAAATCTCATTACACATCAGAAAACTCATACAGGAGAGAAATCTTATATATGTTCCAAATGTGGAAAGGCCTTCACCCAGAGGTCAGACTTGATTACACATCAGAGAATCCATACTGGGGAGAAGCCTTATGAATGCAATACTTGTGGAAAAGCCTTCACTCAGAAGTCACACCTCAATATACACCAgaaaattcacactggagagagacAGTATGAATGCCacgaatgtgggaaagccttcaacCAGAAATCAATACTCATTGTTCATCAGAAaattcatacaggagagaaaccctatgttTGCACTGAGTGTGGAAGAGCTTTCATCCGCAAGTCAAACTTTATTACTCAtcaaagaattcatactggagagaagccttATGAATGCAGTGACTGTGGGAAGTCCTTTACCTCCAAGTCTCAGCTCCTGGTGCATCAGCCAAttcacacaggagagaaaccctatgtgTGTGCCGAGTGTGGGAAGGCCTTTAGTGGCAGGTCAAATCTCAGTAAGCACCAGAAAACTCATACTGGAGAAAAGCCCTACATTTGTTCTGAATGTGGGAAGACCTTTCGACAGAAGTCAGAGTTGATTACACATCatagaattcatactggagagaaaccgtaTGAGTGCAGTGACTGTGGGAAGTCTTTCACTAAAAAATCACAGCTCCAAGTGCATCAACGAATTCACACCGGAGAGAAGCCTTACGTGTGTGCTGAGTGTGGGAAGGCCTTTACTGACAGGTCAAATTTGAATAAACATcagacaacacacactggagacAAACCCTACAAGTGTGGCATCTGTGGGAAAGGCTTCGTTCAGAAATCAGTGTTCAGTGTCCATCAGAGCAGCCACGCTTGA
- the LOC129466307 gene encoding zinc finger protein 585A isoform X2 — protein sequence MLETYSHLLSVGYQVPEAEVVMLEQGKEPWSLQGERPRHSCPGEKLWDHNQCRKILSYKQVSSQRQKMYPGEKAYECAEFEKIFTQKSQLKVHLKVLAGEKLYVCIECGKAFVQKPEFIIHQKTHMREKPFKCNECGKSFFQVSSLFRHQRIHTGEKLYECSQCGKGFSYNSDLSIHEKIHTGERHHECTDCGKAFTQKSTLKMHQKIHTGDRSYICIECGQAFIQKTHLIAHRRIHSGEKPYECSNCGKSFISKSQLQVHQRVHTRVKPYICTEYGKVFSNNSNLITHKKVQSREKSSICTECGKAFTYRSELIIHQRIHTGEKPYECSDCGKAFTQKSALTVHQRIHTGEKSYICMKCGLAFIQKAHLIAHQIIHTGEKPYKCGHCGKLFTSKSQLHVHKRIHTGEKPYMCNKCGKAFTNRSNLITHQKTHTGEKSYICSKCGKAFTQRSDLITHQRIHTGEKPYECNTCGKAFTQKSHLNIHQKIHTGERQYECHECGKAFNQKSILIVHQKIHTGEKPYVCTECGRAFIRKSNFITHQRIHTGEKPYECSDCGKSFTSKSQLLVHQPIHTGEKPYVCAECGKAFSGRSNLSKHQKTHTGEKPYICSECGKTFRQKSELITHHRIHTGEKPYECSDCGKSFTKKSQLQVHQRIHTGEKPYVCAECGKAFTDRSNLNKHQTTHTGDKPYKCGICGKGFVQKSVFSVHQSSHA from the exons ATGCTGGAGACCTACAGCCACCTGCTTTCAGTAG GGTATCAAGTTCCTGAAGCAGAGGTGGTCATGTTGGAGCAAGGAAAGGAACCATGGTCACTGCAGGGTGAGAGGCCACGTCACAGCTGCCCAG GAGAGAAATTATGGGACCAtaatcaatgtagaaaaatccTCAGTTATAAACAAGTATCCTCTCAACGTCAAAAAATGTATCCTGGGGAGAAAGCTTATGAATGCGCCGAATTTGAAAAGATATTCACCCAGAAGTCACAGCTCAAAGTACACCTGAAAGTTCTTGCAGGAGAAAAGCTCTATGTATGCATTGAATGTGGGAAGGCTTTTGTACAGAAGCCAGAATTTATTATACACCAGAAAACCCATATGAGAGAGAAACCCTTTAAATGCAATGAATGTGGAAAATCCTTTTTTCAAGTATCGTCCCTCTTCAggcatcagagaattcataccgGAGAGAAACTCTATGAATGCAGCCAATGTGGGAAAGGCTTCTCTTATAACTCAGATCTCAGTATACAtgagaaaattcatactggagagagacACCATGAATGCACTGACTGTGGCAAAGCGTTCACACAAAAGTCCACACTCAAGATGCATCAGAAAATCCATACAGGTGACAGATCCTACATCTGTATTGAATGCGGACAGGCCTTCATCCAGAAGACTCATCTGATTGCACACCGAAGAATTCATAGTGGAGAAAAACCATATGAGTGCAGTAACTGTGGCAAATCCTTCATTTCCAAGTCACAACTTCAGGTACATCAACGTGTTCACACAAGAGTGAAGCCGTATATATGTACCGAATATGGGAAGGTCTTCAGCAATAATTCCAACCTCATTACACATAAGAAAGTTCAAAGTAGAGAGAAATCTTCCATATGTACTGAGTGTGGGAAGGCCTTTACCTACAGGTCAGAGTTGATTAttcatcagagaattcacactggagagaaaccttatgaatgcAGTGACTGTGGAAAAGCCTTCACTCAGAAGTCAGCACTCACAGtgcatcagagaattcatacagGAGAAAAATCATATATATGCATGAAATGTGGACTGGCCTTCATTCAGAAGGCACACTTGATTGCACATcaaataattcatactggagagaaaccttataaatGTGGTCACTGTGGGAAATTGTTTACTTCCAAGTCACAACTCCATGTTCATAAACGAATTCATACAGGAGAAAAGCCCTATATGTGCAATAAATGTGGGAAGGCATTCACCAACCGGTCAAATCTCATTACACATCAGAAAACTCATACAGGAGAGAAATCTTATATATGTTCCAAATGTGGAAAGGCCTTCACCCAGAGGTCAGACTTGATTACACATCAGAGAATCCATACTGGGGAGAAGCCTTATGAATGCAATACTTGTGGAAAAGCCTTCACTCAGAAGTCACACCTCAATATACACCAgaaaattcacactggagagagacAGTATGAATGCCacgaatgtgggaaagccttcaacCAGAAATCAATACTCATTGTTCATCAGAAaattcatacaggagagaaaccctatgttTGCACTGAGTGTGGAAGAGCTTTCATCCGCAAGTCAAACTTTATTACTCAtcaaagaattcatactggagagaagccttATGAATGCAGTGACTGTGGGAAGTCCTTTACCTCCAAGTCTCAGCTCCTGGTGCATCAGCCAAttcacacaggagagaaaccctatgtgTGTGCCGAGTGTGGGAAGGCCTTTAGTGGCAGGTCAAATCTCAGTAAGCACCAGAAAACTCATACTGGAGAAAAGCCCTACATTTGTTCTGAATGTGGGAAGACCTTTCGACAGAAGTCAGAGTTGATTACACATCatagaattcatactggagagaaaccgtaTGAGTGCAGTGACTGTGGGAAGTCTTTCACTAAAAAATCACAGCTCCAAGTGCATCAACGAATTCACACCGGAGAGAAGCCTTACGTGTGTGCTGAGTGTGGGAAGGCCTTTACTGACAGGTCAAATTTGAATAAACATcagacaacacacactggagacAAACCCTACAAGTGTGGCATCTGTGGGAAAGGCTTCGTTCAGAAATCAGTGTTCAGTGTCCATCAGAGCAGCCACGCTTGA